The DNA region CTGGGCATGAACGATGCCGTCAAGCTGCTCGACCAGACCCTGTCGGAAGAAATCGCCACCGACAAGAAGCTCACGCAGGTTGCTGAAGCCAGCGTGAACCAGAAGGCCGCTTAAGTCTTCTAAAGGCACGGACCTTGGGTCCGTGCCTTTCTTCTGGCGCCTGGGGTGGGGATGCGCAAGAACACAGATCTGGCCGAAGCTGTTCGGAACACTGCATATTTCTTGTGGGAGCAGGACGGCAGGCCGGAAGATCGGGCATTCCACTACTGGCTCAAGGCCAAGGAGATGCATCAGCGCCAGCTAGCCTATGATAAATGGCTGGCCGAAGGCACACCGCAGGAGCGCGCCGAGGATAATTGGCGGGCTGCGGCCGGTGAAATTGAAGAGAAATGAAAACGGGCCCCGCAGGGCCCGCTTTTGTATTCGCCTCCAGAACAATCAGTCCTTGGCGCGTTCCACGTAGGAATTGTCTTCCGTGAGGATGACGATGCGGGTGCCGGTATCGATGTGCGGCGGCACCATGACGCGCAAGCCATTGTTGAGCACGGCGGGCTTGTAGGACGACGACGCTGTCTGACCCTTAACCACTGGTTCCGTTTCGACGATCTCGAAGGTCAGGCGCTGCGGCAGTTCCATCGAGAGCGCCACACCCTCATGGGTCATCAGGTGCACCTTCATGCCATCGGTGAGATAGGCCTTTTGGTCGCCGATGACGTCGTCGGGAACTGTGATCTGCTCATAGGTCTGGGGCTCCATGAAGTGGTGCCCTTCGCCGTCGGAATAGAGATAGTCATAGACACGATCGTCGACGTCTGCCTTCTCGACCATTTCCACGGTGCGCCAGCGCCCGATCACCTTCACTCCGTCGGAGATGCGACGCATGTTGACGTTGGTGACCGAATTACCCTTGCCGGGGTGGACGTTCTCGGCGGTGAGGATGACATGCAGATTGCCGTCCTGCTCGACGACGTTGCCCTTGCGGAGCGACGAGGCGATGACCTTGACCATATTTCTTCCTTGTTAGAACTCGTGGCGCGGCGTAGAGCCGTTTTGTCCAGCG from Devosia sp. RR2S18 includes:
- a CDS encoding DUF2934 domain-containing protein, yielding MRKNTDLAEAVRNTAYFLWEQDGRPEDRAFHYWLKAKEMHQRQLAYDKWLAEGTPQERAEDNWRAAAGEIEEK
- the efp gene encoding elongation factor P, with the protein product MVKVIASSLRKGNVVEQDGNLHVILTAENVHPGKGNSVTNVNMRRISDGVKVIGRWRTVEMVEKADVDDRVYDYLYSDGEGHHFMEPQTYEQITVPDDVIGDQKAYLTDGMKVHLMTHEGVALSMELPQRLTFEIVETEPVVKGQTASSSYKPAVLNNGLRVMVPPHIDTGTRIVILTEDNSYVERAKD